A region of Flavobacteriales bacterium DNA encodes the following proteins:
- the infA gene encoding translation initiation factor IF-1, translating to MAKQASIEQDGTIIEALSNAMFRVELENGHILTAHISGKMRMHYIRILPGDKVKVEMSPYDLSKGRISFRYK from the coding sequence ATGGCAAAACAAGCATCTATAGAACAAGATGGAACGATAATCGAAGCATTGTCAAACGCAATGTTTAGAGTAGAGTTAGAAAATGGCCATATATTAACGGCACATATTTCTGGTAAAATGAGAATGCATTACATTAGAATTTTACCAGGTGATAAAGTAAAAGTGGAAATGTCTCCTTATGATTTATCAAAAGGAAGAATTTCATTTAGATACAAATAA
- the rpmJ gene encoding 50S ribosomal protein L36, with amino-acid sequence MKVRASVKKRSADCKIVRRKGRLYVINKKNPKFKQRQG; translated from the coding sequence ATGAAAGTAAGAGCATCAGTTAAAAAAAGAAGTGCAGACTGTAAAATTGTTCGCAGAAAAGGACGTTTGTACGTAATTAACAAAAAGAACCCGAAGTTTAAACAAAGACAAGGATAA
- the rpsM gene encoding 30S ribosomal protein S13 has protein sequence MARIAGIDLPKHKRGVIGLTYIYGIGKSSATKILGNAGIDENKKVQDWDDDDLSKIRQILNDEFKVEGALRSEVQLNIKRLMDIGCYRGVRHRSGLPLRGQRTKNNSRTRKGKKKTVANKKKVTK, from the coding sequence ATGGCAAGAATTGCAGGTATAGATTTACCAAAACACAAACGAGGCGTTATAGGCCTAACATACATCTATGGTATTGGAAAATCTTCAGCTACGAAGATTTTAGGTAATGCTGGTATTGATGAAAATAAAAAAGTTCAAGATTGGGATGATGATGATTTGTCAAAAATCAGACAGATTCTTAATGATGAATTTAAAGTAGAAGGTGCTTTAAGATCAGAGGTTCAATTAAACATTAAGCGTTTAATGGATATAGGTTGTTATAGAGGTGTTAGACATAGATCTGGTTTACCATTAAGAGGTCAACGCACAAAAAACAATTCTAGAACAAGAAAAGGTAAAAAGAAAACAGTTGCTAACAAGAAAAAAGTAACTAAATAA
- the rpsK gene encoding 30S ribosomal protein S11: MAKTNVKKKKKVIVEAYGQAHIHASFNNIIVSLTNNSGQVISWSSAGKMGFRGSKKNTPYAAQLAAADCSKEAYENGLRKVKVFVKGPGAGRESAIRTIHNAGILVTEIVDITPLPHNGCRPPKRRRV; this comes from the coding sequence ATGGCAAAAACAAACGTAAAGAAGAAAAAGAAGGTAATTGTTGAGGCTTACGGACAAGCTCATATTCACGCCTCTTTTAATAATATTATTGTTAGTTTAACTAACAATAGTGGACAAGTTATATCATGGTCTTCGGCTGGCAAAATGGGCTTTAGAGGTTCTAAAAAGAACACTCCTTATGCTGCTCAATTAGCTGCTGCCGATTGTTCAAAAGAAGCTTATGAAAATGGACTTAGAAAAGTTAAAGTTTTTGTAAAAGGACCAGGAGCAGGAAGAGAGTCTGCAATCAGAACAATCCATAATGCAGGTATCCTTGTAACTGAGATAGTAGATATTACTCCACTACCTCACAATGGATGTCGTCCTCCAAAAAGAAGAAGAGTATAG
- the rpsD gene encoding 30S ribosomal protein S4, whose protein sequence is MARYTGPKSKIARKFREPIFGPDKVLEKKNYPPGQHGPNKRRGKQSEYAIQLAEKQKAKYTYGILERQFENLFNKASRTKGITGENLLKLCESRLDNVVYRLGISPSRSGARQLVAHRHITVNGNLVNIPSYIVNEGDVIGVREKSKSLEAITSSLAAHPVKSEWLDWDKQLMTGRFIKTPEREQIPENIKEQLIVELYSK, encoded by the coding sequence ATGGCAAGGTATACAGGTCCAAAGTCAAAAATCGCAAGAAAATTCAGAGAGCCAATTTTTGGTCCTGATAAAGTATTGGAGAAAAAAAATTACCCTCCAGGACAACATGGTCCTAACAAAAGAAGAGGTAAACAATCAGAATACGCAATTCAGTTAGCTGAAAAGCAAAAAGCTAAATATACTTATGGTATTTTAGAAAGACAGTTTGAGAACTTATTTAACAAAGCTTCTAGAACTAAAGGTATTACTGGTGAGAACTTATTAAAATTATGTGAGTCTAGACTTGATAATGTAGTTTACAGATTAGGAATTTCACCATCAAGAAGTGGTGCTAGACAATTAGTTGCACATAGACATATAACCGTTAACGGTAATTTAGTAAATATCCCTTCATACATTGTTAACGAAGGTGATGTAATTGGTGTTAGAGAAAAATCAAAATCATTAGAGGCGATTACTTCTTCACTAGCTGCACATCCAGTTAAATCTGAATGGTTAGATTGGGATAAACAATTAATGACAGGTAGATTTATTAAAACTCCAGAAAGAGAACAAATACCTGAAAACATTAAAGAACAATTAATAGTAGAGCTTTACTCTAAATAA
- a CDS encoding DNA-directed RNA polymerase subunit alpha, with the protein MAILDFQKPDKVIMINSDDHFGTFEFRPLEPGYGITIGNALRRVLLNSLEGFAVTSVKIEGVDHEFSTIKGVVEDVTQIILNLKQIRFKQQIEDTENEKLIVSISGQETVTAGDIGKFTSAFQVLNTDHVICHLEKNVKIQMELTINKGRGYVPSEDNTVSDSSIGVIAIDSIHTPIKNVKYNIENFRVGQKTDFEKLVFEITTDGSIHPKDALKEAAKILIHHFMLFSDERITLDTEEKSSVEEFDEDSLHMRQLLKTKLIDMDLSVRALNCLKAADVDTLGDLVQFNKNDLLKFRNFGKKSLTELDELVENKGLNFGMNVAAYKLDKE; encoded by the coding sequence ATGGCAATTTTAGATTTCCAAAAACCAGATAAAGTAATCATGATTAATTCTGACGATCATTTCGGAACATTCGAATTTCGTCCGTTAGAACCAGGTTATGGTATTACAATAGGAAATGCTTTAAGAAGAGTTTTATTAAACTCACTTGAAGGATTTGCTGTAACATCAGTAAAAATTGAAGGAGTAGATCACGAATTTTCTACAATTAAAGGTGTTGTTGAAGATGTTACTCAAATTATCCTAAACTTAAAACAAATTCGTTTTAAACAACAAATTGAAGATACAGAAAACGAGAAACTTATTGTTTCAATAAGCGGACAAGAAACTGTAACTGCAGGGGATATAGGTAAATTTACATCAGCTTTCCAAGTGTTAAATACAGATCACGTTATTTGCCACCTTGAGAAAAATGTAAAAATTCAAATGGAATTAACGATTAACAAAGGTCGTGGTTATGTTCCATCTGAAGATAATACTGTTTCTGATTCAAGTATTGGTGTTATCGCTATCGATTCTATTCACACCCCTATTAAGAATGTGAAATACAATATTGAAAACTTTAGAGTTGGTCAAAAAACGGATTTCGAGAAATTGGTTTTTGAAATAACTACTGATGGATCAATACATCCAAAAGATGCTTTAAAAGAAGCAGCTAAAATTTTAATTCACCACTTTATGTTGTTCTCTGACGAGAGAATTACATTAGACACAGAAGAAAAATCATCTGTTGAAGAATTTGATGAAGATTCATTACACATGAGACAGTTGTTAAAAACGAAGTTGATTGACATGGATTTATCAGTAAGAGCATTAAACTGCTTGAAAGCTGCTGATGTAGATACTTTAGGTGATTTAGTACAATTTAATAAAAATGACTTGTTGAAATTCAGAAACTTTGGTAAAAAATCATTGACTGAATTAGATGAGTTAGTTGAAAATAAAGGCTTAAACTTCGGAATGAACGTTGCGGCTTATAAATTAGATAAGGAGTAA
- the rplQ gene encoding 50S ribosomal protein L17 yields MRHGKKFNHLGRKSGHRKAMLSNMACSLIEHKKINTTVAKAKALKLYVEPLLTKAKTDSTHSRRVVFSYLKSKEAVTELFRDVAVKIADRPGGYTRILKTGNRIGDNAEMCLIELVDYNENMLKDVKKKSSSTRRRKPSAKKADAPTEVKAVEEVKVEEPIVEEPTNEASEESNSTEEDKKDQ; encoded by the coding sequence ATGAGACACGGAAAGAAATTTAATCATTTAGGAAGAAAATCTGGTCACAGAAAAGCAATGCTTTCTAATATGGCATGCTCTCTTATCGAGCATAAAAAAATTAATACAACAGTTGCAAAAGCAAAAGCTCTTAAATTGTATGTTGAACCATTGCTTACTAAAGCAAAAACTGATTCAACACACTCTAGAAGAGTTGTGTTTAGTTACCTAAAAAGCAAAGAAGCAGTTACAGAACTATTTAGAGATGTAGCAGTTAAAATTGCTGATAGACCAGGTGGTTACACAAGAATTTTAAAAACTGGCAACAGAATTGGTGATAACGCTGAAATGTGTTTAATTGAGTTGGTTGATTACAACGAAAACATGTTGAAAGATGTTAAGAAAAAATCTTCATCAACAAGAAGAAGAAAACCAAGTGCTAAAAAAGCTGACGCTCCAACTGAAGTAAAAGCAGTTGAAGAAGTGAAAGTGGAAGAGCCAATAGTTGAAGAACCAACTAATGAAGCTAGTGAAGAATCAAACTCAACTGAAGAAGATAAAAAAGATCAATAA
- the carA gene encoding glutamine-hydrolyzing carbamoyl-phosphate synthase small subunit yields MENSTKKAILLLQDGTVFEGKAAGHIGTTTGEICFNTGMTGYQEIFTDPSYYGQILVATTTHIGNYGVSNLEIESDHVNIAGLVCKKFSEVYSRPAADSSLQEYFEKDKIVGISDVDTRAIVRHIRDKGAMNAIISSEIFDINDLKNRLSKVPSMEGLELSSKVCTKEAFYFGDENANIRVAVYDFGVKKNILRCLADRGCYLKVFPMSASYDEMMEWNPDGFMLSNGPGDPSVMKFQIENVAKIKNSGLPVFGICLGHQILAISCGLTTSKMHNGHRGCNHPVLNLETGKGEVTSQNHGFVVDMDSAKNDNNIVVTHKHLNDDTLAGFRIKYKDVFSVQYHPESSPGPHDSRYLFDNFVENIVKSKNQVTV; encoded by the coding sequence ATGGAAAATTCAACCAAAAAAGCAATCCTATTATTACAAGACGGAACGGTATTTGAAGGCAAAGCTGCTGGACATATTGGTACCACAACTGGCGAAATTTGTTTTAACACAGGAATGACTGGTTATCAAGAAATTTTCACTGACCCTTCATATTATGGTCAAATATTAGTGGCAACAACTACTCATATAGGTAATTACGGAGTCTCTAATCTAGAAATAGAATCCGACCATGTAAATATTGCTGGATTAGTTTGTAAAAAATTCTCTGAAGTTTACTCAAGACCAGCTGCTGATTCATCGTTACAAGAATATTTCGAAAAAGATAAAATTGTTGGAATTTCTGATGTTGATACACGGGCAATTGTTCGTCATATAAGAGATAAAGGCGCTATGAATGCAATAATATCTTCAGAAATATTTGACATCAACGATCTTAAAAATAGATTGAGTAAAGTTCCATCAATGGAAGGTTTAGAACTTTCATCGAAAGTGTGTACTAAAGAGGCTTTTTATTTTGGTGATGAAAATGCTAACATTAGAGTAGCTGTTTACGATTTTGGGGTAAAGAAGAATATTTTAAGATGTTTAGCTGATAGAGGTTGTTACTTGAAAGTTTTTCCAATGAGCGCTTCTTACGATGAAATGATGGAATGGAATCCTGATGGTTTCATGTTATCTAACGGACCTGGAGATCCTTCGGTAATGAAATTTCAAATAGAAAACGTAGCAAAAATCAAAAATTCAGGATTACCTGTTTTTGGAATATGTTTAGGACATCAAATTTTAGCCATTTCATGTGGGTTGACTACAAGTAAAATGCATAATGGACATAGAGGTTGTAACCATCCAGTATTAAATTTAGAAACTGGAAAAGGCGAAGTTACTTCTCAAAATCATGGCTTTGTGGTTGATATGGATTCTGCTAAAAATGACAACAATATTGTTGTAACTCACAAGCATTTAAACGACGATACCTTGGCAGGCTTTAGAATTAAATATAAAGATGTGTTCTCTGTACAATATCATCCAGAATCTTCGCCAGGTCCGCACGATTCAAGATATTTATTTGACAATTTTGTTGAGAATATTGTGAAATCAAAAAACCAAGTTACAGTATAG
- the clpX gene encoding ATP-dependent Clp protease ATP-binding subunit ClpX, whose protein sequence is MEKQQVKCSFCGRPKGEVDVMIAGVTGHICNFCVTQAQTIVKEEVSGKSNKDITNQLQLLKPIEIKNHLDEYVIGQDEAKKVLSVAVYNHYKRLKFDSNRKKDDVEIDKSNILLVGETGTGKTLLAKTIAKLLHVPFCIADATILTEAGYVGEDVESILTRLLQAADYDVEAAQRGIVFIDEIDKIARKSDNASITRDVSGEGVQQALLKLLEGSVVNVPPQGGRKHPEQKLIAIETKNVLFICGGAFDGIQRKIANRLQTQVVGYKSQDREEYDKDNLLQYISPQDVKSFGLIPELIGRLPVLSHLKPLDKSALRRILTEPKNSIIKQYVQLFEMDDIKLSFDKEVLDFIVDKAMEYKLGARGLRSICEAIMLDAMFDMPSDKTNKEFKITLAFAEEKFKNTKLSSLKVA, encoded by the coding sequence ATGGAAAAGCAACAAGTAAAATGTTCGTTTTGTGGTCGCCCAAAGGGTGAGGTTGATGTAATGATAGCTGGGGTAACTGGTCACATTTGCAATTTTTGTGTTACACAAGCACAAACCATTGTTAAAGAAGAAGTTTCTGGAAAATCAAACAAAGATATAACCAATCAATTACAGTTGCTTAAACCAATTGAAATTAAAAATCATTTGGATGAATATGTAATTGGTCAGGACGAAGCCAAAAAAGTGCTTTCGGTGGCTGTTTACAACCATTATAAACGATTAAAATTTGATTCGAATAGAAAGAAAGACGATGTTGAAATAGACAAATCGAACATTTTGTTGGTTGGCGAAACAGGTACAGGAAAAACGCTTTTAGCCAAAACCATTGCTAAATTATTGCATGTTCCATTTTGCATTGCCGATGCCACTATTTTAACCGAAGCAGGTTATGTTGGAGAAGATGTTGAGAGTATTTTAACACGACTTTTACAAGCTGCTGATTATGATGTTGAAGCAGCACAACGAGGCATCGTTTTTATTGACGAAATAGATAAAATTGCTCGTAAAAGTGATAATGCTTCAATTACTCGTGATGTTTCTGGAGAAGGTGTACAACAAGCTCTGTTGAAATTATTAGAAGGTTCAGTGGTAAATGTTCCACCGCAAGGAGGGAGAAAACACCCAGAACAGAAATTAATAGCCATAGAAACAAAAAATGTATTGTTTATCTGTGGCGGAGCTTTTGATGGAATTCAACGAAAAATTGCCAACCGATTACAAACACAAGTAGTGGGATATAAATCTCAGGACAGAGAAGAATATGATAAAGATAACTTGCTGCAATACATTTCACCTCAAGATGTAAAATCGTTTGGGTTAATTCCAGAATTAATTGGTCGTTTACCAGTTTTATCACACTTAAAACCGCTTGATAAAAGTGCTTTACGTAGAATTTTAACTGAACCAAAAAACTCTATTATTAAGCAATATGTTCAGTTGTTCGAAATGGATGACATTAAACTGTCGTTTGATAAAGAAGTGTTGGATTTTATAGTGGATAAAGCTATGGAATATAAGCTTGGAGCTAGGGGTTTACGCTCTATTTGTGAGGCTATAATGTTAGATGCTATGTTTGATATGCCTTCGGATAAAACCAACAAAGAGTTTAAAATTACCTTGGCTTTTGCTGAAGAAAAATTCAAAAACACCAAGTTATCTAGTTTAAAGGTGGCTTAA
- a CDS encoding histidine kinase yields the protein MRLFFALIATLFLSFSAFSQQYNFINYSVEQGLIQSQINALCQDDNGYIWIGTLGGVSKFDGINFKNYSTKDGLINNQVNAIFKDNANKIWLGSLGGVSIFQGNKFETLLFKDELSSFFVTSITQDEKGTIWLSTDGGGIVSYANKKFEYYSIPSKNLAESNYVRHIFCDAKNNKWISTKKGVYRLDNQNNIKDTIPNVNASQLFVDSLGTIWCSTFGDGVLKISKNNQRNFTSETDGLISNHIRSFKAKSDGSFWFTSKSGISKLDDNTIVNFSEKDGLTAPNIKCIIEDLEGNVFMGSDGGGLIKFTNDKFVSYTQNDGLNSNIIMSIIEDNEGAIWFSTYGNGVCKMLNNNFTFYTENDGLGNNTVWCSMLGKRNKVWFGTSTGFSVFDGKKIKSYNSKHGLNANKVYALAQDENENIWIGSKEGLSVLYLAKDSLYNFSTDFQLPTNIRSIVIENHSTIWLCSSEGLIKFNPLTNKYIKFGTESGLPDNSVMTLVKDESNKIWVGTKNGLAYLKDGKFISVPVAEDYPSNNTNFLKLDKFNSLWIGTNNGLFHLKNLDVNTISTSSFIRYSNLDGLKSLECNQNAVFIDSKNNLWFGTNSGLTKHNIKLEAKTIQLPKINLKEIRLFFENQDWKKYTSAFDQNQLPKNLVLPYNKNHLTFDFDGIYHKSPDKVRFRFKLNGFDENWQPVTKANFVTYSNIPFGDYTFELAGSVDMIHWSESITFNVTIKPPFWFTWWFYIIVVLFLAGFTLLIIELRIRAIKRQQATQLIVDQAKMLSLEQQALNASLNRHFIFNALNSIQYYINRQDKLSANKYLTSFAKLVRKNLDSTLENEIELDDEIERIELYLKLEQMRFQDKFDFKIDIDESLRFSSVKIPSMLLQPYIENSIWHGILPANKHGEILVKVFKENDQLIITIRDNGIGIETSLNEKKDKKQLHISKGMELTKGRINLINRITDKSCFVKGPYQIYDANKNIAGTEVSITIKLDN from the coding sequence ATGAGATTATTTTTCGCTTTAATTGCAACACTATTTTTATCATTTAGTGCTTTTTCACAACAATACAATTTCATCAATTATTCCGTCGAACAAGGTTTAATTCAATCGCAAATCAATGCGCTTTGTCAGGATGATAACGGTTACATTTGGATTGGAACATTGGGTGGCGTTTCAAAATTTGATGGTATCAATTTTAAAAATTATTCTACCAAAGATGGGTTAATTAATAATCAAGTTAATGCCATATTTAAAGATAATGCTAATAAAATATGGTTAGGCTCGCTGGGTGGTGTTTCCATTTTTCAAGGCAATAAGTTTGAAACACTCCTTTTTAAAGATGAATTGAGTAGTTTTTTTGTTACATCAATTACGCAAGATGAAAAAGGAACCATTTGGCTTTCTACTGATGGTGGTGGAATTGTAAGCTACGCAAACAAAAAGTTTGAGTATTATTCCATTCCATCCAAAAACCTAGCTGAATCAAATTATGTTCGCCATATTTTTTGTGATGCCAAAAACAACAAATGGATTTCTACAAAAAAAGGGGTTTATCGATTAGACAATCAAAACAATATTAAAGACACGATTCCCAATGTAAATGCTTCACAACTTTTTGTAGATTCACTTGGCACTATTTGGTGTTCAACATTTGGCGATGGTGTTTTAAAAATATCAAAAAACAACCAAAGAAATTTCACATCAGAAACAGACGGATTAATCAGCAATCATATACGTTCGTTTAAAGCTAAAAGCGATGGTTCGTTTTGGTTTACATCAAAATCTGGTATTTCTAAACTTGATGACAATACCATTGTTAATTTTTCGGAAAAAGATGGTTTAACTGCTCCGAACATTAAATGTATTATTGAAGATTTAGAAGGCAATGTTTTTATGGGTTCTGATGGGGGTGGCTTAATAAAATTTACCAACGATAAGTTTGTTAGCTATACGCAAAACGATGGTTTAAACAGTAACATCATCATGTCGATTATCGAAGACAATGAAGGAGCTATTTGGTTTTCTACTTACGGCAATGGGGTGTGCAAAATGCTCAACAACAATTTTACTTTTTATACTGAAAATGATGGTTTAGGAAACAATACCGTTTGGTGTAGTATGTTAGGAAAAAGAAACAAGGTTTGGTTTGGAACATCAACAGGTTTTTCAGTTTTTGATGGAAAAAAAATAAAATCGTACAATTCAAAACATGGATTAAATGCCAATAAGGTTTATGCTTTAGCACAAGACGAAAACGAGAACATTTGGATTGGCTCTAAAGAGGGATTATCCGTTTTATACCTTGCAAAAGATAGCTTGTATAATTTTTCCACCGACTTCCAATTACCCACTAACATTAGAAGTATAGTTATTGAAAACCATTCAACTATTTGGCTTTGCTCATCAGAAGGATTGATAAAATTTAACCCTCTCACCAATAAATACATCAAATTTGGTACTGAAAGTGGTTTGCCCGACAACAGTGTAATGACGCTTGTAAAAGACGAGTCAAACAAAATTTGGGTAGGCACAAAAAATGGCTTGGCTTATTTAAAAGATGGAAAATTTATTAGTGTTCCAGTAGCTGAAGATTACCCCTCAAATAACACTAATTTTTTAAAACTTGACAAATTTAATTCGTTGTGGATAGGCACAAACAATGGGCTGTTTCATTTAAAAAATTTAGATGTGAACACTATATCAACGTCTTCATTTATTCGTTATTCAAATTTAGATGGTTTAAAAAGTTTAGAATGTAACCAAAATGCTGTATTTATTGACAGCAAAAACAATCTTTGGTTCGGCACCAATTCGGGCTTAACCAAACACAACATTAAGCTTGAAGCTAAAACCATTCAACTCCCAAAAATAAATTTAAAAGAAATTAGGTTGTTTTTTGAAAATCAAGATTGGAAAAAATATACCTCAGCATTTGACCAAAATCAACTGCCCAAAAACTTGGTTTTACCTTACAACAAAAACCACCTTACCTTCGACTTTGATGGTATTTACCACAAAAGCCCTGATAAAGTACGTTTTAGATTTAAATTAAATGGTTTTGACGAAAATTGGCAACCTGTTACCAAAGCAAATTTTGTAACATACTCAAACATTCCTTTTGGCGATTACACTTTTGAATTAGCTGGTTCTGTAGATATGATTCATTGGTCAGAATCAATAACATTTAACGTTACCATTAAGCCTCCGTTTTGGTTTACATGGTGGTTTTACATTATTGTTGTTCTATTTTTGGCAGGCTTTACATTGTTAATTATTGAATTACGAATAAGAGCAATTAAGCGCCAACAAGCCACTCAATTAATTGTTGACCAAGCCAAGATGCTTTCGTTAGAGCAACAGGCTTTAAATGCCAGCTTAAACCGCCACTTTATTTTTAACGCATTAAATTCTATTCAATATTACATTAACCGACAAGATAAACTCTCGGCAAATAAATACCTGACCAGCTTTGCTAAGTTGGTTCGCAAAAATTTAGACAGTACACTTGAAAACGAAATAGAATTGGATGATGAAATAGAACGCATTGAACTTTATTTAAAATTAGAACAAATGCGATTTCAGGATAAGTTCGATTTTAAAATAGATATTGACGAAAGCCTACGATTTAGCTCAGTTAAAATACCGTCGATGTTACTTCAACCGTATATCGAAAATTCGATTTGGCATGGAATTCTTCCCGCAAACAAACATGGTGAAATTTTAGTTAAAGTCTTTAAAGAAAACGACCAACTTATTATTACCATACGAGATAATGGTATTGGTATTGAAACCAGTTTAAACGAAAAGAAAGACAAAAAACAATTGCACATATCGAAAGGTATGGAATTAACCAAGGGTCGTATAAACCTTATCAACAGAATTACCGATAAATCGTGTTTTGTAAAAGGACCTTACCAAATATATGATGCTAACAAAAACATTGCTGGAACTGAAGTTTCGATAACTATAAAGCTCGATAATTAA
- a CDS encoding response regulator transcription factor yields the protein MGISAIIIDDEQHARSNLRILLEDYCPNVTVVAEAQSADEAREQIALHNPNLLFLDINMPGEDGFDLLNSLEDKNFSVIFITAHNQFALKALKAGAIDYLEKPIDIEQLIEAVGKIKVSNNEISDFNTIKKLIQYYQHETTTGTIAIPTLTGYEIIKTSDIVRLEADESYTKIFLADGKKCVSSMTIARYEKVLNENVFFRVHKSHIINTKYHLKEFNRQDGNIAIMDNGSAIPVSRRKVTEFINAIKTF from the coding sequence ATGGGTATTTCAGCAATAATTATTGACGACGAGCAACATGCTCGAAGCAATTTAAGAATTCTTCTAGAGGATTATTGTCCAAATGTAACAGTAGTTGCCGAAGCACAATCTGCTGATGAAGCTCGAGAACAAATAGCTTTACACAATCCAAACTTGTTATTTTTAGACATAAACATGCCTGGAGAAGACGGTTTTGATTTGTTAAACTCGTTAGAAGATAAAAATTTCTCTGTTATTTTTATCACAGCACACAACCAATTTGCGTTGAAAGCACTGAAAGCTGGAGCTATTGATTACTTAGAAAAACCCATTGATATCGAACAACTTATTGAAGCTGTTGGAAAAATAAAAGTGAGCAACAATGAAATTTCTGATTTCAATACCATCAAAAAATTGATTCAGTATTATCAACACGAAACAACAACTGGCACAATAGCCATTCCTACCTTAACTGGTTACGAAATCATAAAAACTTCAGATATTGTTAGACTTGAGGCTGACGAAAGCTACACCAAAATATTTTTAGCTGATGGTAAAAAATGTGTAAGCAGTATGACCATTGCTCGTTATGAAAAAGTATTAAACGAAAACGTATTCTTCCGCGTACACAAATCTCACATTATTAACACCAAATACCATTTAAAAGAATTTAACCGTCAAGATGGAAACATTGCCATAATGGATAACGGATCAGCAATTCCTGTATCGAGAAGAAAAGTAACCGAATTTATTAATGCTATTAAGACGTTTTAA
- a CDS encoding response regulator transcription factor, with protein sequence MKKITAIIVDDEMMARENLHMLLTEFCPEIEVVGMAENVDQARSLIKSKQPEAVFLDIRMPSNEEGLELLDDVSTNNFQIVFVTAFKEFAVKAFNANAIHYILKPIDIEDLRLAVDKLIQYKQLFLEDKNNIKTYHDSIDNFSKHINQQPNSNKITISHIKGIKIIEDESIIYIEGEGNCTNIYFKDGTHFFDTRTLKVYEDMLNPNLFFRIHKKYIINLNYLTDYLHTDGYLAKLKNNKTLPVARARVADFLKRLKSL encoded by the coding sequence ATGAAAAAAATAACCGCAATAATAGTTGACGACGAAATGATGGCACGTGAAAATTTACACATGCTACTCACCGAATTTTGCCCCGAAATTGAAGTTGTTGGTATGGCTGAAAATGTTGATCAAGCCAGAAGTTTAATAAAAAGCAAACAACCCGAAGCCGTTTTCCTTGACATTAGAATGCCCAGCAACGAAGAAGGACTGGAACTGCTTGACGATGTTAGTACCAATAATTTTCAAATCGTATTTGTTACGGCGTTTAAAGAATTTGCTGTAAAAGCATTTAATGCCAACGCCATACATTACATACTTAAACCCATTGACATTGAAGATTTACGACTTGCCGTTGATAAATTGATTCAATACAAGCAACTTTTTCTTGAAGATAAAAACAACATCAAAACCTATCACGATTCTATCGATAATTTTTCGAAACACATTAACCAACAGCCCAACTCAAACAAAATAACCATTTCGCACATAAAAGGCATTAAAATTATTGAAGACGAATCTATCATTTACATTGAAGGCGAAGGGAATTGCACCAACATTTATTTTAAAGATGGCACTCATTTTTTTGATACCAGAACATTAAAAGTGTACGAAGACATGTTAAATCCTAACCTATTTTTTAGGATACATAAAAAATACATCATTAACCTCAATTACTTAACCGATTACCTCCATACCGATGGATATTTAGCTAAACTAAAAAACAATAAAACACTGCCTGTAGCACGTGCTCGTGTTGCCGATTTTTTGAAGCGACTAAAGAGTTTATAA